The Chrysiogenia bacterium genome contains the following window.
GGTTTTCCGGTCGTGCCTGCTCGATGCCCAGCGCCAGCGATTTCTGGGTGGCATCCATGAGCTTCTGCACTTCCGCGGAGACCTCACCCACCGGAACGGTGGTGGCCGAGTCGGCAAAGAAGCCGTCGAGCTTCACACCGAAATCGACGCTGATGATGTCTCCGTCCTTGAGCGGGCGATCATTGGGGATTCCGTGGACGACTTCCTCGTTGACCGAGGTGCAAAGCGTGCCGGGAAACCCGTGATAACCCTTGAACGCGGGGACCGCACCGGCCTCAAGCGTCCATTTCTCCGCCAGTTCATCGAGATCGAGCGTTGTCATCCCGGGCTTGGCCGCCTCGGTCAGACGAGCGAGGATTTCCGCGACGATCCTGCCGGCGCGTCGAATCTTCTCCACTTCGTCTTTTGTCTTCAGCTCGATCACTTGAACTACTCTTCACTGCTCCCGAATGTTTTACTTGTAACATGCGGGAATTCTTCGCTTTTCAGGCAAGCGCCTCTTTGAGCCGCTTGGTAATCTGGTCAACCGCACCCACGCCCTCGACGTCGCGAACGATGCCCTGCTTGCCGTAGAAATCAATCAGCGGGGCCGTCTGGTCTCGGTAGACCTCAAGGCGCTTGAGCACGGTCTCTTCGGTGTCGTCGTCGCGCTGGTAGAGCTCGCCGCCGCACTTGTCACAGACCCCGTCCTTGGTGGGGGGGTCGAACTTCACATGATAGGTCGCACCACACTCGCGGCACATGCGCCGACCGGTGATGCGCGCGACGATCTCATCGTCGGGAACGATGAAGTTGACCACGCGCTCGATCTTGCGGCCCGCGCCCTCGAGCATGTGACCAAGGGCGTCGGCCTGGGCCACCGTGCGGGGGAAACCATCCAGGATGAAGCCCTTGGCGGCGTCATCCTCGCTCAGGCGGTCCTTGACGATGCCGATGATGACTTCGTCGGGAACCAGGTCGCCGGCGTCCATGAACTGCTTGGCCTTGAGGCCCAGCTCGGTACCCTCGCGAACGGCTCCGCGCAGGATGTCGCCCGTCGAGATCTGCGGGATTCCCAGCTCATCGGTGAGCCGCTGGGCCTGGGTGCCCTTCCCGCCTCCTGGCGGTCCCATCAGAATGAGGTCATTGCGTTCCACAGTCACGATCCTCAGGCTCCGCGACGCGAACCGCGCACCGCGCGACCGCCGCCGAAGAAGCCCTCATAGCTTCTCGAAATCATGTGGGTCTCGATCTGCTGCGCCGTATCGAGGGCCACGCCCACGACAATCAGCAGTCCCGTGCCGCCGAAGTAGAAGGGAACACCCATCTGCGTGGAGAGCACCGAGGGAAGCAGGCAGACCGCCACCAGGTAAATCGCGCCAAGCAGGGTCAGGCGCGTGAGAATCCGGTCGATATATTCGGCGGTGCGATGGCCCGGACGGATGCCCGGAA
Protein-coding sequences here:
- the map gene encoding type I methionyl aminopeptidase, which produces MIELKTKDEVEKIRRAGRIVAEILARLTEAAKPGMTTLDLDELAEKWTLEAGAVPAFKGYHGFPGTLCTSVNEEVVHGIPNDRPLKDGDIISVDFGVKLDGFFADSATTVPVGEVSAEVQKLMDATQKSLALGIEQARPENRLEDIGFAVQSYCEGLGYGVVREYVGHGIGRELHEPPQVPNFGRKGKGLRIRPGMVLCLEPMINLGTAEVETLDDGWTVVTKDRKPSAHFEHAIAILEDRTEILTTL
- a CDS encoding adenylate kinase, with the translated sequence MGPPGGGKGTQAQRLTDELGIPQISTGDILRGAVREGTELGLKAKQFMDAGDLVPDEVIIGIVKDRLSEDDAAKGFILDGFPRTVAQADALGHMLEGAGRKIERVVNFIVPDDEIVARITGRRMCRECGATYHVKFDPPTKDGVCDKCGGELYQRDDDTEETVLKRLEVYRDQTAPLIDFYGKQGIVRDVEGVGAVDQITKRLKEALA